From the genome of Streptomyces sp. NBC_01116, one region includes:
- a CDS encoding ATP-binding cassette domain-containing protein, producing the protein MTGPTRSTGNGGGDADGAHTIEAYGLVKSYGKPAVRVLDGIDLRVGRGTVFALLGPNGAGKTTTVRILATLTEADSGTARVAGYDVVAERSAVRGSISLTGQFAAVDETQTGEENLRMMARLTGLSRGHARRRAGELLERFDLTAAARRPVRTYSGGMRRRLDLAAGLVGSPEPGVFFLDEPTTGLDPRSRQELWEVVRELAASGATILLTTQYLEEADRLAGRIALLNQGRIAAEGTAADLKSRVGGHRLDLVLTSSEAYLRLAGRAVQHSPETLTLGLATDGSAAQVRALLDEIDPTRREIERFSLHSATLDDVFLDLTSNAPTTPEASTHV; encoded by the coding sequence ATGACCGGCCCGACGAGAAGCACCGGCAACGGCGGCGGCGACGCCGACGGAGCCCACACCATCGAGGCGTACGGCCTCGTCAAGTCCTACGGAAAACCCGCCGTCCGGGTCCTCGACGGCATCGACCTCCGGGTCGGGCGCGGCACCGTCTTCGCCCTGCTCGGCCCGAACGGGGCCGGCAAGACCACCACCGTGCGGATCCTCGCGACGCTGACCGAGGCCGATTCCGGCACCGCCCGCGTCGCGGGGTACGACGTCGTCGCCGAGCGGAGCGCGGTGCGCGGGTCGATCAGCCTCACCGGCCAGTTCGCCGCCGTCGACGAGACCCAGACGGGTGAGGAGAACCTGCGGATGATGGCCCGGCTCACCGGGCTCTCCCGGGGCCACGCCCGGCGGCGGGCCGGGGAGCTGCTGGAGCGCTTCGACCTCACCGCGGCGGCCCGCCGCCCCGTCCGGACCTACTCCGGGGGCATGCGCCGCCGCCTCGACCTGGCCGCCGGGCTCGTCGGCTCACCGGAGCCCGGGGTGTTCTTCCTGGACGAGCCGACCACCGGCCTCGACCCGCGCAGCCGCCAGGAGCTCTGGGAGGTCGTCCGGGAGCTGGCCGCGAGCGGGGCGACCATCCTCCTCACCACCCAGTACCTGGAGGAGGCCGACCGCCTCGCCGGCCGGATCGCCCTGCTGAACCAGGGCCGGATCGCCGCCGAGGGCACCGCCGCCGACCTCAAGTCCCGCGTCGGCGGACACCGGCTCGACCTGGTCCTCACCAGCAGCGAGGCGTATCTCCGGCTGGCCGGGCGGGCGGTCCAGCACTCCCCCGAGACCCTCACCCTCGGCCTCGCCACCGACGGCTCGGCGGCCCAGGTGCGCGCCCTGCTCGACGAGATCGACCCCACGCGCCGCGAGATCGAACGCTTCAGCCTGCACAGCGCGACCCTCGACGACGTCTTCCTGGACCTGACCTCGAACGCGCCCACGACCCCGGAGGCATCCACCCATGTCTGA
- a CDS encoding ABC transporter permease, producing MSDTAVRRGNPARHTDGAVRRPDPGRGPGRLTHTAVMTARALRISSRNTDALITSLALPIMLMLIFVYFFGGAIDTGTDYDSYVMYVVPGVLLLSAGFGAATTATAVSEDMKGGIIDRFRSLDVGGTPVLAGHVAASTVRNLCATALVFGVALLIGFRPAASWSGWLVVGGVLVAYIVALSWISAAIGMLARTPEAASGFTFFMSFLPYPSSAFVPTENMPDWLHGFADHQPITPAIESLRGLLLGRDVGSTPWIALAWAAGMLAVAIGASGTLFRIRTR from the coding sequence ATGTCTGACACCGCCGTTCGGCGCGGAAACCCGGCCCGGCACACCGACGGGGCCGTGCGGCGCCCGGACCCCGGCCGCGGGCCCGGCCGGCTCACCCACACCGCCGTCATGACCGCGCGCGCCCTGCGCATCAGCAGCCGCAACACCGACGCGCTGATCACGTCCCTGGCGCTGCCGATCATGCTGATGCTGATCTTCGTCTACTTCTTCGGCGGCGCCATCGACACCGGGACGGACTACGACTCGTACGTCATGTACGTCGTCCCGGGCGTCCTGCTCCTGTCCGCCGGGTTCGGCGCCGCGACCACCGCCACCGCCGTCAGCGAGGACATGAAGGGCGGCATCATCGACCGGTTCCGCTCCCTGGACGTGGGCGGTACGCCGGTGCTGGCCGGGCATGTGGCGGCCAGCACGGTCCGCAACCTCTGCGCCACGGCCCTGGTCTTCGGCGTCGCGCTGCTGATCGGATTCCGCCCCGCCGCCTCCTGGAGCGGCTGGCTCGTGGTGGGCGGCGTCCTGGTGGCCTACATCGTGGCCCTGTCCTGGATCTCGGCGGCGATCGGGATGCTGGCCCGCACCCCGGAGGCGGCGAGCGGCTTCACGTTCTTCATGTCGTTCCTGCCCTACCCGAGCAGCGCCTTCGTCCCGACCGAGAACATGCCCGACTGGCTGCACGGGTTCGCCGACCACCAGCCGATCACCCCGGCCATCGAGTCCCTGCGCGGACTGCTGCTCGGCCGGGACGTGGGCAGCACCCCCTGGATCGCGCTCGCCTGGGCTGCCGGGATGCTCGCCGTGGCGATCGGCGCCTCGGGGACGCTGTTCCGGATCCGGACACGCTGA
- a CDS encoding ABC transporter substrate-binding protein, which translates to MSTYGAGQSPGAVPGARHRTSTLRSPVQRSLPGQGPALPPATPATVATVPEQTGGDAGFGELRLPELRTLRRDAQRDEADLSYVRRLVQGRIDILRAELARRRDPEAPVEDAAVVSRLSEILTDTPSRHRTSVRHVTLTTPRGDEFRQLAAENLAEVELSDLDARTDEELHTAMGRLVRYEQKVSRRRHELQRTADDSSAEIARRYRDGEAQVDDLLA; encoded by the coding sequence ATGAGTACCTATGGAGCCGGACAATCTCCCGGTGCCGTACCGGGCGCACGTCACCGCACCAGCACCCTGCGGTCACCCGTACAGCGCAGTCTGCCGGGGCAGGGTCCCGCGCTGCCACCCGCGACGCCCGCGACAGTGGCCACCGTGCCCGAGCAGACCGGCGGCGACGCGGGCTTCGGAGAGCTGCGGCTGCCGGAGCTGCGGACGCTGCGCCGGGACGCCCAGCGCGACGAGGCCGATCTCAGCTACGTACGCCGGCTGGTGCAGGGACGGATCGACATCCTGCGCGCCGAGCTGGCCCGCCGCCGGGACCCGGAGGCCCCGGTGGAGGACGCGGCGGTGGTGAGCCGGCTCTCGGAGATCCTGACCGACACCCCGTCCCGGCACCGCACCTCCGTCCGGCACGTCACGCTGACGACGCCGCGCGGCGACGAGTTCCGGCAGCTCGCCGCCGAGAACCTCGCCGAGGTCGAGCTGTCCGATCTGGACGCCCGGACGGACGAGGAACTGCACACGGCGATGGGGCGGCTCGTCCGCTACGAACAGAAGGTCTCCCGCCGCCGTCACGAGCTCCAGCGCACGGCCGACGATTCCAGCGCGGAGATCGCCCGCAGGTACCGTGACGGGGAAGCACAAGTAGACGACCTGCTCGCCTGA
- a CDS encoding asparaginase has translation MTSTDAPPAAPPAPSPAPPVLAEVVRSGFTEGHHRGSLVLLAADGSVERAIGDPAAPVFPRSSNKPMQAAAILRAGLDLSGERLALAAASHSGEPFHIDLARKMLAEHGLSPADLQTPPDLPLDPVEAEAYLASGHVRERITMNCSGKHAAMLAVCVRNGWDTATYLAPDHPLQQLIGQFVAEAAGEPVAAVGTDGCGAPLMAIGLTGLARAFRSFVLAEPGSAGRRVADAMRAHPEYVAGTRRPDTWLMREVPGTLSKMGAEAVQAVALADGRALAFKVDDGSARALGPVLARALELLGVDAPVVARIGRSPLLGGAAEVGEIRATF, from the coding sequence ATGACGTCCACCGACGCCCCGCCCGCAGCACCTCCCGCCCCGTCTCCCGCCCCGCCCGTCCTGGCCGAGGTCGTGCGCTCCGGGTTCACGGAGGGGCACCACCGGGGATCGCTGGTCCTGCTGGCCGCCGACGGCAGCGTGGAGCGGGCGATCGGGGACCCGGCGGCGCCGGTCTTCCCCCGGTCCTCCAACAAGCCGATGCAGGCCGCCGCGATCCTGCGGGCCGGACTCGACCTCTCGGGCGAACGGCTGGCCCTGGCCGCCGCGAGCCACTCCGGGGAGCCCTTCCACATCGACCTCGCGCGGAAGATGCTCGCCGAGCACGGGCTGAGCCCGGCCGACCTCCAGACCCCGCCCGACCTGCCACTGGACCCGGTGGAGGCGGAGGCGTACCTCGCGAGCGGGCACGTACGCGAGCGGATCACGATGAACTGCTCCGGCAAGCACGCGGCCATGCTCGCCGTCTGCGTCCGCAACGGCTGGGACACCGCGACCTACCTCGCCCCGGACCATCCGCTCCAGCAGCTCATCGGGCAGTTCGTCGCCGAGGCCGCCGGCGAGCCGGTCGCGGCGGTCGGCACGGACGGCTGCGGGGCCCCGCTGATGGCCATCGGGCTGACCGGCCTGGCCCGCGCCTTCCGGTCGTTCGTGCTCGCGGAGCCCGGGAGCGCCGGGCGGCGGGTCGCGGACGCGATGCGCGCCCACCCGGAGTACGTCGCGGGCACCCGGCGTCCGGACACCTGGCTGATGCGCGAGGTGCCGGGGACGCTCTCCAAGATGGGCGCCGAAGCGGTCCAGGCGGTGGCGCTGGCCGACGGGCGGGCCCTCGCCTTCAAGGTCGACGACGGGTCGGCCCGGGCGCTCGGCCCGGTGCTGGCCCGCGCCCTGGAGCTGCTGGGCGTGGACGCCCCGGTGGTCGCCCGGATCGGGCGGTCCCCGCTGCTGGGCGGGGCGGCGGAGGTCGGGGAAATTCGCGCGACATTCTGA
- the dtd gene encoding D-aminoacyl-tRNA deacylase: MRAVVQRVDGASVSVAGATDDPSAPGIVGEIVGEGLCVLVGVTHDDTPEKAAQLARKLWSVRVLEGEKSCSDVNAPLLVISQFTLYGDARKGRRPTWNAAAPGEVAEPLVDEVVARLRALGAHVETGRFGADMRVSLTNHGPFTVIIEV; encoded by the coding sequence ATGCGTGCAGTGGTACAGAGAGTGGACGGCGCGAGCGTCTCCGTCGCGGGTGCGACGGACGACCCCTCGGCTCCCGGGATCGTCGGGGAGATCGTCGGCGAGGGCCTGTGTGTGCTGGTCGGGGTCACCCATGACGACACCCCGGAGAAGGCGGCGCAGCTGGCCCGCAAGCTCTGGTCGGTGCGCGTCCTGGAGGGCGAGAAGTCCTGTTCGGATGTGAACGCGCCGCTCCTGGTGATTTCTCAGTTCACTCTCTACGGGGACGCCCGGAAGGGCCGCCGGCCCACCTGGAACGCCGCCGCGCCCGGCGAGGTGGCCGAACCGCTGGTGGACGAGGTCGTGGCGCGGCTGCGGGCCCTCGGGGCGCACGTGGAGACGGGCCGGTTCGGAGCGGACATGCGGGTCTCGCTCACGAACCACGGCCCGTTCACGGTGATCATCGAGGTGTAG
- a CDS encoding TetR/AcrR family transcriptional regulator, with protein MTEKSGSGGGDLPASLEAAWGLRDRPAKGPKPGLSLERIVAAAVRVAAADGLAAVSMGRVAQELGASTMSLYRYVSAKDELYVLMQEAAVGPPEPLAALETGAGWRAALTEWAAAQRERYHGHLWALRIPIGGPPATPNSVAWWEQGLQALGGSGLGEGDKTSVILLISNFVRSEALMTSDLKAAAVARGITPEELAASHERTLKRLVDPERHPGIARQLETGVMSAPDEADYEFTFGMGVLLDGVEALIRRAADAPGSSSGPSSRSLPDPSPGGVKSG; from the coding sequence GTGACGGAGAAGAGCGGCTCGGGCGGCGGCGACCTGCCGGCCAGCCTGGAGGCGGCCTGGGGGCTGCGGGACCGCCCGGCCAAGGGCCCGAAGCCCGGCCTGAGCCTGGAGCGGATCGTGGCCGCGGCGGTGCGCGTCGCGGCGGCCGACGGCCTCGCGGCCGTGTCCATGGGCCGGGTCGCCCAGGAGCTGGGCGCGTCCACGATGTCCCTCTACCGCTACGTCTCCGCCAAGGACGAGCTGTACGTCCTGATGCAGGAGGCGGCGGTCGGCCCGCCGGAACCCCTGGCCGCGCTGGAGACCGGTGCGGGCTGGCGGGCCGCGCTCACCGAATGGGCGGCAGCGCAGCGCGAGCGCTACCACGGCCACCTCTGGGCGCTCCGGATCCCCATCGGCGGCCCGCCCGCGACCCCGAACTCGGTCGCGTGGTGGGAGCAGGGGCTCCAGGCGCTGGGGGGCAGCGGTCTCGGCGAGGGCGACAAGACCTCGGTGATCCTGCTGATCTCCAACTTCGTGCGCAGCGAGGCGCTGATGACGAGCGACCTGAAGGCCGCCGCCGTCGCGCGCGGGATCACCCCCGAGGAGCTGGCGGCCTCCCACGAACGCACCCTCAAGCGGCTCGTCGACCCCGAACGCCACCCCGGGATCGCCCGGCAGCTGGAGACCGGGGTGATGAGCGCGCCGGACGAGGCGGACTACGAGTTCACCTTCGGCATGGGCGTGCTGCTGGACGGGGTGGAGGCGCTGATCCGCCGGGCGGCCGACGCCCCCGGCTCCTCCTCCGGCCCCTCCTCCAGGTCCCTCCCGGATCCCTCCCCGGGCGGTGTCAAGTCCGGTTGA
- a CDS encoding GNAT family N-acetyltransferase has protein sequence MSLDVRTVTSSETADWMRAVSNGFLTAGTPSEELVADRFADVDLSRTQGAFDAGRCVATFRSFAQELTVVGGATVAADAITGVTVAPTHRRRGLLSRMMATDLAAAKERGETVASLIAAEYPIYGRYGFGPAAWSSVWEVSVHRAGLDPRRSGQPAGGGRIEMVDGADVRKLGPEVHAALAARQPGVVTRDERWWRQRTGAAPSSAHETWTEPFYVVHRAGDGTVDGLMTYGVDDTWGDSKQPLNTASVRDMIALNPAAERALWHYLCSVDWITTIRSGYRAPDDLLPLLLPDPRAARMVTNADWLWLRLLDVPRALEARTYGTEASLVLEVRDEAGPAGGRFLLDASTSGARCAPTTRSADLALDVAELATLYLGDESVRRLVDLGRAEESRAGAATTADAVFRTGRRPWCPDVF, from the coding sequence ATGAGCCTTGATGTCCGCACCGTCACCTCGTCCGAGACCGCCGACTGGATGAGGGCGGTGAGCAACGGTTTTCTCACCGCGGGCACACCGAGTGAGGAGCTCGTGGCGGACCGGTTCGCCGATGTCGACCTCTCCCGCACGCAGGGAGCCTTCGACGCGGGGCGCTGCGTGGCGACGTTCCGCTCGTTCGCCCAGGAGCTGACCGTCGTGGGCGGGGCCACCGTGGCGGCCGACGCGATCACCGGGGTCACGGTGGCGCCCACGCACCGTCGGCGCGGACTGCTCAGCCGGATGATGGCGACGGACCTGGCGGCGGCCAAGGAGCGCGGCGAGACGGTCGCCTCGCTGATCGCCGCCGAGTACCCGATCTACGGACGGTACGGCTTCGGCCCCGCCGCCTGGAGCTCCGTGTGGGAGGTCTCCGTGCACCGCGCGGGTCTCGACCCGCGCCGCTCGGGGCAGCCCGCGGGCGGCGGCCGGATCGAGATGGTGGACGGCGCGGACGTCCGCAAGCTCGGCCCCGAGGTGCACGCGGCGCTCGCGGCCCGGCAGCCCGGCGTGGTGACCCGCGACGAGCGCTGGTGGCGGCAGCGCACGGGGGCGGCGCCCAGTTCGGCCCACGAGACGTGGACCGAACCCTTCTACGTCGTGCACCGCGCCGGCGACGGCACGGTCGACGGCTTGATGACGTACGGCGTCGACGACACGTGGGGCGACAGCAAGCAGCCGCTGAACACCGCCTCCGTACGGGACATGATCGCGCTGAACCCGGCGGCCGAGCGGGCCCTGTGGCACTACCTCTGCTCGGTCGACTGGATCACCACGATCCGCTCGGGCTACCGCGCCCCCGACGACCTGCTCCCGCTGCTGCTGCCCGACCCGCGCGCGGCCCGGATGGTCACGAACGCGGACTGGCTGTGGCTGCGGCTGCTGGACGTGCCGCGCGCCCTGGAGGCCCGGACCTACGGCACCGAGGCGTCGCTCGTCCTGGAGGTCCGGGACGAGGCGGGGCCGGCCGGGGGCCGCTTCCTGCTGGACGCCTCGACGTCCGGCGCCCGGTGCGCCCCGACCACCCGGAGCGCCGATCTGGCCCTGGACGTGGCCGAGCTGGCGACGCTGTACCTGGGCGACGAGTCCGTACGGAGGCTGGTGGACCTGGGCCGGGCCGAGGAGTCGCGGGCGGGTGCGGCGACGACGGCGGACGCCGTGTTCCGTACGGGCCGGCGGCCGTGGTGCCCGGACGTGTTCTGA